AGGTTTGGTAATTTATGCTAGTAAGAGAAATAATGAATAATAATATTTACTCAATAGATTCCACAGAATCAGTAAGAGAAGCATTAAGAGTAATGTACTCATTAGGGATACAAAGATTATTTATATTTGATAAAAAGGAAAATCCTATAGGAATTATATCATATAAAGATATTTTATTATTATTAGGTTCCGATGAAACCATGATTGATGTTGATACTGTTAAAATATATGATATAATGACTGAA
This genomic interval from Candidatus Methanosphaera massiliense contains the following:
- a CDS encoding CBS domain-containing protein, producing MLVREIMNNNIYSIDSTESVREALRVMYSLGIQRLFIFDKKENPIGIISYKDILLLLGSDETMIDVDTVKIYDIMTENVNTIDAGATISDAANLMLRADISGLLVTENSENVGVITKTDICRIVAISDVTPK